The following are encoded together in the Pygocentrus nattereri isolate fPygNat1 chromosome 15, fPygNat1.pri, whole genome shotgun sequence genome:
- the wdr47b gene encoding WD repeat-containing protein 47b has product MTAEETINIKEAEILKLILDFLNSRKLHISMLALEKESGIINGLYSDDMLFLRQLILDGQWEEVLQFIQPLECMDKFDRKRFRYIILKQKFLEALCVNNAMSATEDPQNLELTMQEAVKSLHALEEYSPSKEDYSKLCLLLTLPRLTHHAEFKEWNPSTARVHCFEEACTMVAEFIPADRKLSEAGFKASGDRLFQLLIKGILYECCVEFCQSKATGEEIGEGEVLLAVDVLCGNGCDELDLSLLSWLQNLSSSVFACAFEQKTLNIHVDRLVKPARTGHADLLTPLLTKLSPCPASPLRRPQSADTYMSRSLNPALDGLSHGLAGKEKSAEGGGKAAAMSHSFANFGSNASRSVLDNNIFTESPERSHTQEERMNSSGGPNLSHPTLTPGRDSEPPGSVEKNEEQLQEFQRQRLRVQQHLEQKQQQTQLYQQMLLEGGVQQANQASAGQHNLTQTFLSRSIQKLEELNVGMEDLGEDVQALAKQCNGTSVKAGHAPTLQAVGASRDRAAITSSTPQKGGGWNMPSLDESPVLVSRSAFQDEKPKSPFIALHTLEDTQAVRAVAFHPSGTLYAVGSNSKILRVCNYPQNLNHSAENPVRQPDVCFKRNKHHKGSIYCVAWSPCGQLLATGSNDKYVKVLPFNSDTCNATGPDLEFSMHDGTIRDLAFMEGPESGGAILISAGAGDCNIYTTDCHRGQGLHALSGHTGHILSLYTWGGWMVASGSQDKTVRFWDLRVPSCVKVVGTAMHGTGSAVASVAVDPSGRLMATGLEDCRCMLYDIRGGRTVQAYRPHTSDIRSVRFSPGAHYLLTGSYDNKVIITDLQGDLTKPLPVTVAGEHKDKVIQCRWHARDLSFLSSSADKTVTLWVHNP; this is encoded by the exons atgactgcagaGGAGACAATTAACATCAAGGAGGCCGAAATCCTCAAACTCATCCTGGATTTCCTCAACTCTCGAAAGCTCCACATCAGTATGTTAGCCCTGGAGAAGGAGAGTGGCATCATTAATGGCCTCTACTCAGACGATATGCTCTTCCTCAG ACAACTGATATTAGATGGCCAATGGGAGGAAGTTCTTCAGTTCATTCAGCCATTGGAGTGCATGGACAAGTTTGACAGAAAGAG GTTTCGTTACATCATTCTCAAACAGAAGTTTCTGGAAGCTCTTTGTGTGAATAATGCTATGTCTGCAACCGAGGATCCTCAAAAT CTGGAGCTAACCATGCAGGAGGCGGTGAAGTCCCTGCATGCTCTGGAGGAGTACAGCCCCTCAAAAGAAGACTACAGCAAGCTCTGCCTACTTCTCACCCTCCCTCGGCTCACCCACCACGCAGAGTTCAAGGAGTGGAACCCAAGCACGGCCCGGGTGCATTGCTTCGAGGAGGCCTGCACCATGGTGGCAGAGTTTATCCCAGCTGACCGCAAACTGAGTGAAGCAGGCTTTAAGGCCAGTGGTGACCGCCTCTTCCAGCTCCTCATCAAGGGCATCTTGTATGAGTGCTGCGTGGAGTTCTGCCAAAGCAAGGCCACGGGTGAGGAGATCGGCGAGGGCGAAGTGCTGCTTGCCGTGGATGTGCTGTGCGGCAATGGCTGTGACGAGCTGGACCTGAGCCTGCTGTCCTGGCTCCAGAACCTCTCGTCCTCTGTTTTTGCGTGTGCCTTCGAGCAAAAGACCCTCAACATTCATGTAGACCGGCTTGTGAAGCCAGCACGCACGGGTCACGCCGACTTGCTTACGCCACTCCTTACCAAACTGTCACCATGTCCGGCTTCACCACTCAGACGCCCGCAGTCAGCTGATACATACATGTCACGCTCGCTCAACCCTGCGCTGGACGGCCTGTCTCACGGCCTGGCGGGGAAGGAGAAGAGCGCTGAGGGTGGCGGAAAGGCTGCAGCAATGTCGCACTCGTTTGCAAACTTCGGCTCAAATGCCAGTCGCAGTGTATTGGACAATAACATCTTCACAGAATCACCAGAGAG GTCACACACACAAGAAGAGAGAATGAACAGCTCAGGAGGGCCTAACTTGTCCCATCCCACTCTCACCCCTGGGAGGGATAGTGAACCTCCTGGGTCAGTTGAGAAGAATGAG GAGCAGTTGCAGGAATTCCAGCGTCAGCGGCTCCGTGTCCAGCAACACCTGgagcagaaacagcagcagacaCAGCTCTATCAGCAGATGCTGCTGGAGGGAGGAGTACAGCAGGCCAATCAGGCATCAGCTGGCCAGCACAACCTCACACAGACCTTCCTCAGCAG GTCTATTCAGAAGCTGGAGGAGCTGAATGTCGGGATGGAGGATCTTGGAGAGGACGTGCAGGCTCTGGCCAAGCAGTGTAACGGCACGTCGGTCAAAGCCGGACACGCACCCACACTGCAAGCTGTCGGTGCCAGCAGAGATCGAGCCGCCATCACCAGCAGCACCCCTCAGAAAGGAGGTGGATGGAACATGCCTTCACTGGATGAGTCCCCGGTGCTGGTCAGCCGGAG TGCATTTCAAGATGAGAAGCCCAAGTCTCCATTTATAGCACTGCACACATTGGAGGACACGCAAGCTGTGCGAGCCGTCGCATTTCATCCTTCCGGAACTCTCTATGCTGTGGGCTCCAACTCCAAAATCTTGCGTGTGTGCAACTACCCACAGAACCTTAATCACAG TGCAGAAAACCCAGTGAGACAGCCTGATGTTTGCTTCAAACGCAACAAGCACCATAAAGGCTCCATCTACTGTGTGGCCTGGAGTCCCTGTGGTCAGCTTTTAGCTACAGGCTCCAACGACAAATACGTGAAAGTCCTGCCTTTTAATTCAGACACCTGCAATGCTACAG GGCCAGATCTGGAGTTCAGCATGCATGATGGGACTATCCGTGACCTGGCGTTTATGGAGGGTCCAGAGAGTGGCGGAGCCATTCTCATTAGTGCTGGAGCAGGAGACTGTAACATCTACACCACCGACTGCCACAGAGGACAAGGCCTACATGCACTCAGTGGACATACAG ggCACATCCTGTCCCTCTATACATGGGGTGGTTGGATGGTAGCGTCTGGCTCTCAGGATAAGACTGTGCGTTTCTGGGACCTGCGTGTGCCCAGTTGTGTGAAAGTGGTTGGAACTGCCATGCATGGAACTG GAAGTGCAGTGGCCTCAGTGGCAGTGGACCCTAGTGGGCGGCTCATGGCCACAGGACTGGAGGACTGCCGCTGCATGCTGTATGACATCAGAGGAGGTCGAACAGTGCAGGCATATCGCCCCCACACCAGTGACATCCGCTCTGTTCGTTTCTCCCCAGGAGCACATTACCTACTCACTGGTTCCTATGACAACAAGGTCATAATTACTGATCTACAAG GGGACCTAACCAAGCCGCTCCCAGTAACAGTGGCCGGCGAACACAAGGACAAAGTGATCCAGTGCCGGTGGCATGCACGAGACCTCTCCTTCCTGTCCTCTTCTGCTGATAAGACTGTCACACTTTGGGTCCACAACCCTTAA